In Ostrea edulis chromosome 4, xbOstEdul1.1, whole genome shotgun sequence, a single window of DNA contains:
- the LOC125670204 gene encoding uncharacterized protein LOC125670204, with product MEDEGRTSLNKGNLLSGVLLVLVVIAIGLTLLFAGIFEDIQDLIILGTLFLVFTIFVFLCVFSTVIRPYIKSGKVADDENIGSNSHENVGFSQNENDLKSTIASFERIQIESDDQDDESIDGRRRAESIIVNLKSRANSAHSVQPSEGHPGNKKKRVSFFRDYSGNTMTS from the coding sequence ATGGAGGACGAGGGAAGGACTTCCTTGAATAAAGGCAACCTGCTGAGCGGTGTGTTGCTGGTTTTGGTCGTCATAGCCATCGGTTTAACCTTACTGTTCGCTGGGATTTTTGAGGACATCCAAGACTTGATTATTTTAGGGACTCTTTTTTTAGTGTTCACCATCTTCGTCTTCCTATGTGTCTTTTCGACGGTGATCCGCCCTTATATTAAATCCGGAAAGGTAGCAGACGATGAAAACATAGGCTCGAACAGTCACGAAAATGTCGGGTTTTCTCAGAACGAAAACGATTTAAAATCAACGATTGCGTCATTTGAGCGTATTCAGATTGAGAGTGATGACCAAGATGATGAATCCATCGACGGACGAAGGCGTGCGGAAAGTATTATTGTGAACCTGAAATCTCGGGCAAATAGTGCGCACAGTGTACAACCATCAGAGGGACATCCTGGAAATAAGAAAAAACGTGTGAGTTTCTTTAGAGATTACAGTGGGAACACTATGACGTCATGA